In the Harmonia axyridis chromosome 3, icHarAxyr1.1, whole genome shotgun sequence genome, one interval contains:
- the LOC123676402 gene encoding uncharacterized protein LOC123676402, with translation MSKRSIDESLRKPRVISGTPLNRTINLISLGIFACSGICWYLYEMWPQSKKVHKSLLEGKFDDSPESKFRLQSMRYLLSDPQYHELVVKMQKRTYDKERASKNKEKPWYVKAFTQLSKDEV, from the exons ATGTCGAAAAGGAGTATTGATGAGTCTTTGAGAAAACCTAGAGTCATCAGTGGAACACCTCTCAATAGAACAATAAATCTAATTTCTTTAGGTATTTTTGCATGTAGTGGAATATGTTGGTACTTATATGA AATGTGGCCACAATCAAAGAAAGTGCATAAATCCTTGTTGGAAGGAAAATTTGACGATTCGCCAGAATCAAAGTTTCGTTTACAATCTATGAGATATTTGTTGTCTGATCCCCAGTATCACGAGCTTGTAGTGAAAATGCAAAAAAGAACTTACGATAAAGAACGAGCTTCTAAGAATAAAGAGAAACCTTGGTATGTGAAGGCTTTCACTCAACTTTCAAAGGATGAAGTTTAA